Proteins encoded in a region of the Pristis pectinata isolate sPriPec2 chromosome 16, sPriPec2.1.pri, whole genome shotgun sequence genome:
- the LOC127578875 gene encoding LOW QUALITY PROTEIN: transcription factor GATA-5-like (The sequence of the model RefSeq protein was modified relative to this genomic sequence to represent the inferred CDS: inserted 1 base in 1 codon), with the protein MYQSLALAANHGQPTYPHEASGNFMHSSAGSPMYVPTTRVPSMLSSIPYLQNCESAHQSHHLSNHTGWPQPVTENSGFNPSSPHPSTTFSYSHSPPMSHGAGRDAAYTNPLVISASGREQYGNALVRSVNGTYSSPYPTYVGPEMTSAWPPGPFESSMIHSLQARQVSMSGRRSSLEMLEEFPEGRECVNCGSMSTPLWRRDGTGHYLCNACGLYHKMNGMNRPLIKPQRRLSSSRRAGLCCTNCHTSTTTLWRRNAEGEPVCNACGLYMKLHGVPRPLAMKKESIQTRKRKPKNVNKSKGSSGTTSGTNSPSSISNSENASTIKXESDLASSPYAGQTVVSVSQ; encoded by the exons ATGTACCAAAGTCTGGCGCTAGCTGCGAATCATGGACAACCGACCTACCCCCACGAGGCTTCTGGCAATTTCATGCATTCTTCGGCGGGTTCCCCCATGTACGTGCCGACAACTCGGGTCCCGTCCATGTTATCCAGCATACCGTACCTCCAGAACTGTGAATCGGCCCATCAGAGTCATCATCTGAGCAATCACACGGGTTGGCCGCAACCAGTCACCGAGAACTCTGGATTCAACCCCAGTAGCCCGCATCCTTCGACCACCTTCTCCTATTCTCACAGTCCCCCCATGAGCCACGGCGCAGGGAGAGATGCGGCGTACACCAACCCCTTGGTCATCAGCGCCAGCGGCAGGGAGCAGTACGGAAATGCCCTGGTCAGGTCGGTGAATGGAACCTACTCCAGCCCATATCCTACCTACGTGGGGCCAGAGATGACTTCAGCATGGCCACCTGGTCCCTTCGAGAGTTCCATGATTCACAGCCTTCAGGCAAGACAAGTCTCCATGTCTGGAAGGCGATCCAGTCTGG aaatgttggaagagTTCCCCGAGGGCCGGGAGTGTGTGAATTGTGGGTCCATGTCTACTCCGCTCTGGAGACGGGATGGGACGGGCCATTATCTCTGCAATGCCTGTGGGTTATATCACAAGATGAACGGGATGAACCGACCACTCATTAAACCACAGAGGAGATTG TCTTCTTCCAGACGCGCTGGTTTGTGTTGTACTAACTGCCACACCTCTACCACGACCCTATGGAGGAGAAACGCTGAAGGAGAGCCAGTGTGCAATGCTTGTGGGCTCTACATGAAACTTCATGGG GTACCACGCCCACTGGCCATGAAGAAGGAAAGCATCCAGACAAGAAAAAGGAAACCTAAGAATGTTAACAAATCCAAAGGTTCCTCAG GTACAACTTCAGGAACTAATTCCCCATCTTCTATATCAAACTCTGAAAATGCATCAACTATTA CTGAATCTGATTTGGCCTCATCTCCATATGCCGGACAAACAGTGGTGTCTGTCTCTCAGTAA